The following are encoded together in the Culex pipiens pallens isolate TS chromosome 1, TS_CPP_V2, whole genome shotgun sequence genome:
- the LOC120415709 gene encoding 60S ribosomal protein L7-like, which produces MYIPAEPTVTFVIRGINKVRKVLQLFRLRQINNGIFIKLNKTTKIMLRIADSYGIRPLLHVIAWLAGAPRDMVAHT; this is translated from the exons ATGTACATTCCAGCCGAGCCGACGGTGACCTTCGTCATCCGCGGTATCAACAAGGTCCGCAAGGTGCTGCAGCTGTTCCGTCTGCGGCAGATCAACAACGGCATCTTCATCAAGCTGAACAAGACCACTAAGATCATGCTGCGCATCGCCGACTCGTACGGAATTCGTCCCCTTCTACATG TCATCGCTTGGTTGGCTGGCGCTCCTCGCGACATGGTTGCTCACACTTGA
- the LOC120416192 gene encoding RNA pseudouridylate synthase domain-containing protein 1-like isoform X2: MIDEILERIVQFFSTGVVEKVIKALLVLCDRFVNFILSLCEGNNYKKKDETVDVLYSSGNFLVINKKHDLLINSNDTKKTVQTIMRKQFPEYVQDNLTHDFYFAHRLDFATSGILCIPLNKNACKEVCQVFEEQRARKYYLALLRGHTDFDDEVIDIAIGEDIRFKDTSKKMCTILEDELCQNPRRSITKVLVLDRGYYNGKPVTKVLLRPITGRRHQLRLHCSQIGHVIVGDYTYSLKIDTSPPRMFLHAFRLVLPNSFENIDIQTDDPFTEKALKYKWKVVEQVNAIGTAFDLIDSF, encoded by the exons ATGATCGATGAAATCCTCGAACGGATCGTCCAGTTCTTCTCCACCGGGGTTGTGGAAAAGGTCATCAAGGCACTGCTGGTGCTGTGCGATCGCTTCGTGAACTTTATTCTGTCCCTGTGCGAGGGTAACAACTACAAGAAGAAGGACGAAACGGTGGACGTGCTGTATAGCAGTGGGAACTTCCTGGTCATAAACAAAAAGCACGACCTGCTGATAAACTCGAACGACACGAAAAAG ACGGTCCAAACGATCATGCGGAAGCAGTTCCCGGAGTACGTGCAGGACAACCTGACGCACGACTTTTACTTCGCTCACCGGCTGGACTTTGCGACGAGCGGAATTCTTTGCATTCCGCTTAACAAAAACGCCTGCAAGGAAGTGTGCCAGGTGTTCGAAGAGCAGCGAGCCCGGAAGTACTACCTGGCACTGCTGCGGGGTCACACGGACTTTGACGACGAGGTGATCGACATCGCCATCG GTGAGGACATCCGTTTCAAGGACACCAGCAAGAAGATGTGCACCATCCTGGAGGATGAGCTGTGCCAAAATCCGCGCCGGAGCATCACAAAGGTGCTGGTGTTGGACCGGGGCTACTACAACGGCAAGCCGGTCACCAAAGTGCTCTTGCGACCAATCACGGGCCGGCGGCATCAGCTGCGGCTACACTGTTCCCAGATTGGCCACGTGATCGTCGGCGATTACACGTACAGCCTCAAGATCGACACGTCCCCGCCGCGGATGTTCCTGCACGCGTTCCGGCTCGTGCTGCCCAACTCGTTCGAGAACATCGACATCCAAACGGACGACCCGTTCACGGAGAAGGCCCTCAAGTACAAGTGGAAGGTGGTCGAGCAGGTGAACGCCATTGGGACCGCGTTCGATCTGATAGATTCTTTTTAA
- the LOC120416192 gene encoding RNA pseudouridylate synthase domain-containing protein 1-like isoform X1, protein MIDEILERIVQFFSTGVVEKVIKALLVLCDRFVNFILSLCEGNNYKKKDETVDVLYSSGNFLVINKKHDLLINSNDTKKKTVQTIMRKQFPEYVQDNLTHDFYFAHRLDFATSGILCIPLNKNACKEVCQVFEEQRARKYYLALLRGHTDFDDEVIDIAIGEDIRFKDTSKKMCTILEDELCQNPRRSITKVLVLDRGYYNGKPVTKVLLRPITGRRHQLRLHCSQIGHVIVGDYTYSLKIDTSPPRMFLHAFRLVLPNSFENIDIQTDDPFTEKALKYKWKVVEQVNAIGTAFDLIDSF, encoded by the exons ATGATCGATGAAATCCTCGAACGGATCGTCCAGTTCTTCTCCACCGGGGTTGTGGAAAAGGTCATCAAGGCACTGCTGGTGCTGTGCGATCGCTTCGTGAACTTTATTCTGTCCCTGTGCGAGGGTAACAACTACAAGAAGAAGGACGAAACGGTGGACGTGCTGTATAGCAGTGGGAACTTCCTGGTCATAAACAAAAAGCACGACCTGCTGATAAACTCGAACGACACGAAAAAG AAGACGGTCCAAACGATCATGCGGAAGCAGTTCCCGGAGTACGTGCAGGACAACCTGACGCACGACTTTTACTTCGCTCACCGGCTGGACTTTGCGACGAGCGGAATTCTTTGCATTCCGCTTAACAAAAACGCCTGCAAGGAAGTGTGCCAGGTGTTCGAAGAGCAGCGAGCCCGGAAGTACTACCTGGCACTGCTGCGGGGTCACACGGACTTTGACGACGAGGTGATCGACATCGCCATCG GTGAGGACATCCGTTTCAAGGACACCAGCAAGAAGATGTGCACCATCCTGGAGGATGAGCTGTGCCAAAATCCGCGCCGGAGCATCACAAAGGTGCTGGTGTTGGACCGGGGCTACTACAACGGCAAGCCGGTCACCAAAGTGCTCTTGCGACCAATCACGGGCCGGCGGCATCAGCTGCGGCTACACTGTTCCCAGATTGGCCACGTGATCGTCGGCGATTACACGTACAGCCTCAAGATCGACACGTCCCCGCCGCGGATGTTCCTGCACGCGTTCCGGCTCGTGCTGCCCAACTCGTTCGAGAACATCGACATCCAAACGGACGACCCGTTCACGGAGAAGGCCCTCAAGTACAAGTGGAAGGTGGTCGAGCAGGTGAACGCCATTGGGACCGCGTTCGATCTGATAGATTCTTTTTAA